A window of Phacochoerus africanus isolate WHEZ1 chromosome 11, ROS_Pafr_v1, whole genome shotgun sequence genomic DNA:
GAGCCATGGGAGCTGGAGAGACATCTCAGGAAGAGCCAAAAAGAGAAGTAGACCAAAGACTATTCCCAGAGGAATCTTGACGTTAATAATGCTTCCTGAAGAGAAAATGTTGCTTGCTGAAAGTCAAAATGTCGTTGCTGTGAGGTGACAGAATTTTGGTATTATGGCAGAGGGACCCACTTTAAGACATCTGACTCAGAGTACCAAATCACATTTCTCACCTTCTGTAAAGAAAAAGCCCCTAGAACTGTTCCTATCTGTTGACCTTTTGAGAACCAACAATTCCTCAACACCAACCTCAGGGGATACAAAAGATGATGTATCCTTGGTTTGTGAGAGAGGTGAAAGTCTCCATAATTTATGAGATGTTGGCTTTTTGTGTGAGCAGTTAATGGCTCTTGCTGGCTGTTGTGAGAACCAGTACCAGTTCCTCTGAATTTTTGTCATTTCATATCTTCACTAACAAAGATACAAGCTGGTGTCTCATTAAGTCAAACTTATGCTTTCACCTCTGCTCACCCCAGTGCCAATATAGGatgaatgtaaataaaattattcttggccttgatgtatttatttcataattatcCTTTTCCactcacatccttatggttcTGATTTATTCCCTATTTCCACTCATTTAACTAATGGTAATTTTTCCTTGATGCATATCAGTTATATTTGTTCttattcttccttatttttgatCTTCCTAATATCCCCAGATCCCCATGTGCCTAGATATAGACAGTCCTCTGGAGGGTAGAATTCAGCTAAGTCCAGAGGACTGACTAGCAGTGGTTCAGTGCGGCATTAACACAATTCCAATGagtgagttaatatatgtaaggTACCTTAAACAGTGCCCAAACAATAGAGtacatgctcagtaaatgttaagtATCATTATTATCATAATCTAGATGTAATCCAAGTATCAGATTTTTCTACCTTCAGAGACATCCTCCCTTGAGCATATTTGGGGAAACTAAGTTTCATCTCACATCTCTCATCCTTAGTCAGTTCCAAGCTGCAGGTGCTTCTCTGTGCTGTTCCTAGCTCCATCTCAGGATGTCTTGCTTCTGGCCATAACCAGGTACATTTGAACTTCCTTTCTTCTCAGTATGAAGCTGCCACTTCAGATGAGTATCAGCAGAGAGATAAATGTGAAGATCTTACTTCTTTTTGTTGCCTTGTTTCTCATGCTGATACACAATATCCAATCTTATGCAAGAGttggaaaaatataagcaaagcaAAATATGTAGACTGAGTACTTTTTATGACTCTCCTCATATCCAAAAGAAAAGTACCAAGCGCTCTCCTCATGAACACCCCAAGTTCTAGTCTCCACACAGAGAACGCTCCATTCTTTGACCCTCAGCATGAGTTTCTATCCTCCCATCTTGCCACATGTGTTGGTCTGGCCCTAAGTTCACCTTCCTGCTTACACTCAGGACCATTTATGAGGGTGTACTCTTCAAAATCTGAAATATTGATTATAGAATAGCAAAAAATTAACAGAGTATCACAGAGAAGTCTTTGGCACTCAAAATCGTTATCCTTTCCCAGTCTCCCTGCAAGTAGAAAGTGAAtatgatttctctctcttcctgattCTCTAATAGTTAACTgtaatacacaaacacacacacacatacacacacaaacacatattctCAGAGATGGTAAAAATCTAAGTTTactgtaaagaataaaataattgtcCTAAGTGTCTATAATATGCACAGTATCTCCAGGGCAGTTCGCAGTTGGCATAATCATATAAATCCATGGAACTTCTACTTTGTTCTTCTGCTTTCAGTCTTAGAGCCCAGAACCCAAGAATTTGGCTCAGTTATAAGACTATCTTTCACTACCCCATGGTTATCAATCCAAAGCCTAAGAGTTTTGAAACATTGAAATAAAagatttggttttgatttatctTTACATTTCAGACCTGGTAAAGAACTCTTGGTGAGGCCTTCTCTTCTGTATACATGGATGTATATGAAAgagatgatttacaatatttctagTGAAGCAACTTCTCTAGGAGTTGGGAGACGATCTTACCTATGGCCCAAGGTATATTCTACCTTTTGTCTTTGGTAAGGCTGCTCCCAtaactgaggaaaaaataaattcactctCTTGGGCCTTCATACCACTACCTGCCCATCTTCCAGCCAGAAAAGTTTCTTGGACAAACCCACTTAGCCtacaaggaaaagaatggaaaacttaGAGCCTTATCTCACTCATCTCTTGGACCTAGTATAGAGTCCAGTAAACATTAGGCACTTAATGGAATAATCAGTGAATCAATGTAAATGGTGTAACCCTCAAAAAGAATATAATcaagaaatttgaattttttaagtaaagattctaaaaaaaaaattaaaactctcccacctatagagaaaaaaattcttaagtatgTGTTTACCAGTAAATAATTGATACAAACAAAATCATCAGAAGAGCACTCTCTTCAGGGTTTTACCCAGAGCAAGTTTAACATCCCTATTCCTCAAGCTGTAGATCAGAGGGTTAAGCATGGGAATCACATTGGTGTAGAAGACTGAAGCAAATTTACCCTGGTCCATAGAtccagaaaaagaatttgttaaATAAGTAAATGCCCCTGATCCAAAaaacagaaccacagcaactaTGTGGGAGCCACATGTGCCAAAGGCTTTAGACCTGCCCTCAGCAGAGGGAATACGGAAGATATTAGAGAGAATCAAAGTATAAGAGATGAAGATGCTGATACTGGATATGGTGATGACCACTCCAACAGCAATAAAAAACACCAGCTCATTGACGTGGGTGCTGGTGCAGGAGAGCTGCAGGAGAGGGAGGACTTCACACAGATAATGGTCAATGATGTTGGAATCACAGAAGGTCAGTCTCAGCATGCCTCCAGCATGGGCCATGGCCCCAGCAAACCCTATGACATATGAACCAACCATCAGCAGAGAACAGACCTGAGGGGACATGGTGACCATGTACAGCAGagggttgcagatggccacatagcgatcataggCCATCGATACCAATACATAGCACTCAGAattgacaaagaaacaaaagaaaaatagttgtGTCATGCATCCCacataagaaattatattttctgaCACAAAATCATTTAGCATTTTGGGGGTAAACACACAAGAATAACAGAGATCTATAAAAGACAAGTTGAAGAGGAAAAAGTACATTGGAGTGTGAAGGCTAGTATTCAGCCCAATTAAGGTGATCAAGCCCAGGTTGCCTACCACAGTCAAGACATATATCCCTAAGAACAAGAGGAACAGGGGGAGCTGGAGTTCTTTTTGTTGTGATAATCCCACAAGGATAAACTTAGTCACCAAGGAGCTGTTTCTTAGAGGCATTTTCTTCTGGGGAGCTGTCTGGAAACAAGGGACAAAATACATAGACAGGTTATGGCGCAAGCATAGCTAATGGAAAACAGATCTCAAATATGAGCCAGTGCATGAATACCCTCCATGAATACCCtcctttttgcctttcttctcttATCTATGCCCCACCACCAAGCTATTGACAGTGTGTCTGTGACTATATCTCACCTCCCCTGGGCTGATCCAGGGTAGACTCTGTGAGTGTGGGCAGCAAGAATCCAGTCCCCACTTGGGAGATGAGGAGATGGAGCCCTGAATTGGCTGTCCAGTGACTCTCAGACCTTCTGAGAGCTGGAAGTACAACCTGTGCCCACTGCCTCAGACTGAGAGACAGGAGCTCTCCTGTCCCCCTTTGTCTCTATTCATTCTGCTTCCCTCTCTCAACCAGACACAGGGTTCCCACCTTGGAGAGAAAACCATGAGTGTTCCTTCTGGCTACATATCCttaccttctttttctaattctcttcaCTGCATTTCACACCATAGTCAGTGTTAAGAGTAGGGAAGGAATCACTGCATCCCAAACTCTTTGGTTATGAGTTTATGGGAGTCGGACATTCCTCCTCCCTGACCCCCCACAGTCCTGGCCCTTATGCAGTCTCCTTTTCCATTAGCTCAAAGGAGAAAATAGTGATAGTGCATAAAGCAGACAGCCTCAAGTTTTAACTCTTCTGGTTCCTTTGGTGCTGAGAGTCAGAGACTTTACAGATCCTAGTCTCCAAGGTGCTCTAGGAATAGACCAAGATTTCTGTTTGTGGATTTTCCCAGATGGTATACATCAacctcaggagaaaaaaaaatagcaactctCATTTTCACCAGAACCCCAGCTGGCATATCATGAAGAACTTTATGCTGCTTGCTGATCTCAATCTGCTTAAATACAATTTCATTCCCCTGCGAATTTCTCAGAGACTTGTCCCTATAGGAAAGAAATTGTACTCTTTGTTTACCGCCTGGATGATGatgtttacttaaaattttaggtCTTGAGTGTTGTACTCAAACTTCTTAATTCCAGGGATTTCATGTCATTTGTTAGTTttcctcaccatcaccaccaccacaaacaCCACCTACCCTTAGCTCTGCAAGGACTGTAGACAGGCTTTTACTATGTAAGGGTAGATTAAAATATCACATCACATATGCaaaaaagcatacacacacacacacgcacacacacccctgcacAAAATTACACTATGGATGTGTGCAGGCTAAGGTATTAACAGGAGATGTACCTAAAGGTTTTAATCTTATCCTTCAGATGATAAAACTGGTCTCCATGTGATCTGCTACATGAATATTCTAAGAAACATTTAAAGATATGTGAGCAATTGCATTTGTAAGTTTCCACTGAGGCTGCCTAAAATAATCCCAGATTGCCTGGAACAGTCTTGATTTACATCCATTATCCCTGTATAATTATTAATAGCAAACCCTCTCACTCTCAAAAGTGTCTGGATTTGGATAACAAATTATATAGTCACCCTACTAAAAACAGCATAAGCAGCTATTCAGGTCCTCTGGCCTCTGCTCTCTTCCAGACCCACTGACTTCTATCCACTTTCTGACTTAGGGAGTCTCTTTGTCTTCACCCTCCTTGCCCTGAGAGTTCTATTTCACTGAACCTACTCTTCCTGACCAACCAGTACTATCTCTTCAGTAGACTTTGGCTTAAAATGGTAAGGTCATTAACTGCAAGCTGCTTTTGATTTATACCTAGCCAAAACAcctaaagcaaataaatacaaaccATAGCTACCTGCCTAAAATAGGTGGAAGGGAAATAAGAGGAGAGGAATTACATaggaacagaaaataaacactGGTACAATTCTACATTGTAATGATTGGTCCAATGGTATAATGTATATTGctaaatatcatataataaatTGATTAGTAGTATTTAATAAACttggatatatacatacattttaacaCAGCAGTTCTACTCCAAGGTGTATacccaataaaaaataagtacacaTATTTACCTAAAACCATGATAAGAAAGTgcatagcaaaacaaacaaacaaaaaaaaaaggtcacagatgcagctcaggtctgatgttgctgtggctgtggcataggcctgcagctacagctccaattcgacccctagcctaggaacttccatttgtcatgggtgcggccctgaaaagacaaggaaaaaaaaaaaagaaggttcgTAGCACCAATatacataatagccaaaaactgaaGATGATCTGTATGTCAGTCAGCTGTAGACTAGATAATAAATTGTGGGATATTAATATTAATTGTGGGATAAATTCTATATAGCCACTAAAGAATAACAGATAAATGTACAAACATATTATGAAGCAAAAGGAGCCAAGGACAAAAGAGTATATACTTCATGATtccatttctgtgatgtcccagAACAAATAAACTAATCTTTGGTGTTAGAAGTCAGATAGCAATTATTCATGGTTGGTCAATCAGGGCTAATGACTAGAAAAGTGTAGGAAAGTGCTTCAGGGTTGCTGACATGTTCTGTTTCTGATAGGGGTGCTGGTTACATGGATGTGCTCAGTGTGTAAAACTTCATCaagctttgtttttatattacataaattaaaattttacttaaaacatAGAGAATAAAAGCACATTAATTATTGAACAAATCATCCTGCCAAATTTATTTAACACTAAAATTACTAAACATCTTTGAGTCATAATTCTCTAATTTATTAAATGGAGATTTACTAAGCTAACAACTCTCAGTATGGTATcccatgcaaaacaaaacaaaaaaaaccatcatttttacttttcatcaATCTTATGTTTCTTAAAACCTTCTGTTTCTTATATAAAAgggaggaaatcaaaaggaaaagaattaatgCATACAACTACAGAGCGCCTGGCATTATGCTGAATTTTTTCTAACGTAACGTGATGTTTATAACTACTCTACAGTGTGTATCTGTGTGGTATATTATTATTTCCAAAGATGGCCATTccaacacatatacacacatacatatatacatcttgCATCCTACACGCTCTTGGCACAATGAGACCAATACTCCTCCAATAAAGAGGTGGTGTATATCCTCTCTACGCTGATATCCAGGCAGGAACTTGAGATTTCTACCAAGAGTAATGCTGTGTGACTTCCCAGATTCAGTCGTAAAAGGGTACAGcattcacctctctctctctcccccccctccccttctctctctctccccgtctctctctctctccccctctctctcccccccaccccccgtcttctctctgtgtctcccctTCCTACCTCCCTTCCTCCATTCCTATTCCTCTTTTATCATTCCCAGCAAACCAGGACAGTCATAT
This region includes:
- the LOC125111257 gene encoding olfactory receptor 8B4 is translated as MPLRNSSLVTKFILVGLSQQKELQLPLFLLFLGIYVLTVVGNLGLITLIGLNTSLHTPMYFFLFNLSFIDLCYSCVFTPKMLNDFVSENIISYVGCMTQLFFFCFFVNSECYVLVSMAYDRYVAICNPLLYMVTMSPQVCSLLMVGSYVIGFAGAMAHAGGMLRLTFCDSNIIDHYLCEVLPLLQLSCTSTHVNELVFFIAVGVVITISSISIFISYTLILSNIFRIPSAEGRSKAFGTCGSHIVAVVLFFGSGAFTYLTNSFSGSMDQGKFASVFYTNVIPMLNPLIYSLRNRDVKLALGKTLKRVLF